The following are encoded together in the Neofelis nebulosa isolate mNeoNeb1 chromosome 9, mNeoNeb1.pri, whole genome shotgun sequence genome:
- the OTOR gene encoding otoraplin gives MARLLLLSLPGLVAICAVHGIFMDRLASKKLCADDECVYTISLARAQEDFNAPDCRFINVKKGQQIYIYSKLVKENGAGEFWAGSVYGDGEEDEMGTVGYFPSSLVEEQHVYQEATKEVPTTDIDFFCE, from the exons ATGGCAAGACTCTTATTACTTTCTCTCCCCGGTCTTGTGGCCATATGTGCTGTGCACGGAATATTTATGGACAGACTTGCTTCCAAGAAGCTGTGTGCAGATGACGAGTGTGTGT atACTATTTCTCTGGCCAGAGCTCAAGAAGATTTCAATGCCCCAGACTGTAGGTTCATTAATGTTAAAAAAGGGCAGCAGATTTATATTTACTCAAAGCTGGTAAAAGAAAATGGAGCTGGAGAATTTTGGGCTGGCAGT GTTTATGGAGATGGCGAGGAGGATGAGATGGGAACCGTGGGGTATTTCCCCAGCAGCTTGGTAGAGGAGCAACATGTGTACCAAGAAGCTACCAAGGAAGTCCCCACCACG gatATTGACTTCTTCTGTGAGTGA
- the SNRPB2 gene encoding U2 small nuclear ribonucleoprotein B'' — translation MDIRPNHTIYINNMNDKIKKEELKRSLYALFSQFGHVVDIVALKTMKMRGQAFVIFKELGSSTNALRQLQGFPFYGKPMRIQYAKTDSDIISKMRGTFADKEKKKEKKKAKTVEQTATAANKKPGQGTPNAANTQGNSTPNPQVPDYPPNYILFLNNLPEETNEMMLSMLFNQFPGFKEVRLVPGRHDIAFVEFENDGQAGAARDALQGFKITPSHAMKITYAKK, via the exons ATGGATATAAGACCAAATCATACAATTTATATCAACAATAtgaatgacaaaattaaaaaagaag AATTGAAGAGATCCCTGTATGCCCTGTTTTCTCAGTTTGGCCACGTGGTAGATATTGTAGCTTTAAAGACCATGAAGATGAGGGGTCAAGCCTTTGTTATATTTAAGGAGCTGGGTTCATCCACAAATGCCTTGAGACAGTTACAAGGATTTCCATTTTATGGTAAACCAATG CGAATCCAGTATGCAAAAACAGATTCTGATATAATATCTAAAATGCGTGGCACTTTTgctgacaaagaaaagaagaaggaaaagaaaaaggcaaaaacagtGGAACAGACTGCAACAGCTGCCAACAAAAAACCTGGTCAG ggaACACCAAATGCAGCAAATACCCAAGGAAATTCAACACCAAATCCTCAG gTCCCTGATTACCCTCCAAActatattttattccttaataATTTACCGGAAGAAACAAATGAGATGATGTTATCCATGCTGTTTAATCA ATTTCCTGGTTTCAAGGAAGTACGTTTGGTACCTGGAAGGCATGACAttgcttttgttgaatttgaaaATGACGGACAGGCTGGAGCCGCCAGGGATGCTTTACAGGGATTTAAAATCACACCTTCCCATGCCATGAAGATCACCTATGCCAAGAAATAA